The Streptomyces sp. NBC_00459 DNA segment GCGGGGGGAGTTGGGCTGACCGTCGGTGGCGTTCAGCTCGGGTCGTTCCCGGCTTTCCCGTAGCGGCGGAACGTGTGGGTCTGCACGGTCCAGGGGCCGACCGGCACCGAGTCGCCGAAGATGTAGGGGTCCTTCTGCTGGTAGCGGCCCTTGCACGGGTCGGAGTGCACCTCGATGGTGCCCGTGCGGGGATCGACGATCATGTAGTGGGCGATGCCCATTGCGGGGTACTCGGTCAGCTTCTCGCCATAGTCGTTGTTCGGGTCGGACGGCGAGACGATTTCGATGACGGCCAGCACCTGGGTAGCGTCGACGGCGAGCCCTTCCTCGTCGAGGACGTCCTCGGGGATGACGACGGCATCCGGGCGGCGCATACGGCTTATGGCCGGGTGCTCGATCTCGGGGCCGTTCTCGCAGACATAGCCGGGGTGCGTGTCCGGCAGCTGGGCGTTGAGCTGGTTACGGATGCGCCGGACTGTGCCCTCGTGACGCTTCGACGGGCTCATCATGGCCAGGAAGGGGCCTGAAGGTCCGATCTCGACGTTCCAGGTCCCTTCGAGCTCTTCGGCGTAGGCCGTGAGCT contains these protein-coding regions:
- a CDS encoding Uma2 family endonuclease, translating into MDYAKMRAIAEELTAYAEELEGTWNVEIGPSGPFLAMMSPSKRHEGTVRRIRNQLNAQLPDTHPGYVCENGPEIEHPAISRMRRPDAVVIPEDVLDEEGLAVDATQVLAVIEIVSPSDPNNDYGEKLTEYPAMGIAHYMIVDPRTGTIEVHSDPCKGRYQQKDPYIFGDSVPVGPWTVQTHTFRRYGKAGNDPS